The window CTTTTTCATATCATCTCAACTAAAAAATATCGTTATTCTTACTGTTTAACCCAATTAGCTACTGCTGACTTTGATACTTCAAGACTATCAGCAATCTCTCTTATACTTTTTCCATCTCTGCGAAGCGATATCGCTTTTTCTCTAATCTCAGTGTACTTCATTGCCCTAGCTTTACCTCCATTAGACGAGTTACTTGCCGTTCCTCCTTTAGCCCCTTTACGACTTTGACGATCTATAAACTCTTGATAACAGTAAGCATCCTTCTTCCAGCAGTACGTTGCAATGCTCTTTGCCGTAGCTTTGACCTCAGAGTATGGTAATGGCTCTAAAAACGCCTCATTTACGCTTAGACAGTGTTTTACTACTTCATCTAGCCAAGTAGTATAAATACCACCTCTATGTGCTCTAATCGCTTTATATGCCCATTTACGCACTGTATCGAACATAGTGCAGTTACGCCCAAGCCCTGAAACCTCTTGTTTCTTACTTAGTTTCTTCGGTAAATCGACAAAATCAGCTAAATAATCGAGCGTATAGGCTTGTTCACTCCAAAAAGTGACACGCCAATCTTTATGAAAT is drawn from Acinetobacter sp. YWS30-1 and contains these coding sequences:
- a CDS encoding replication initiation protein encodes the protein MNNAQLSDFFENLAHKPYCADDLLYGLQIRPKKTAINMQYIQGNQPCMLHYFFFDIDRSDAVMAWHDENLPMPYWTAQTLKNGHAHICYKLEIPLCTSELASQKAIAYASKVQAGLANKLGADVGYSHLITKNPFHKDWRVTFWSEQAYTLDYLADFVDLPKKLSKKQEVSGLGRNCTMFDTVRKWAYKAIRAHRGGIYTTWLDEVVKHCLSVNEAFLEPLPYSEVKATAKSIATYCWKKDAYCYQEFIDRQSRKGAKGGTASNSSNGGKARAMKYTEIREKAISLRRDGKSIREIADSLEVSKSAVANWVKQ